CCTCGACGTCGATGTTTATGCAACAGTTTTCGATCCTGCACGTGACCGACGAAAAGTTGCGTGAGGGTGTTCGGAACATCTCCGGCCAGCCGTACATTGGTGCTAACGGGGATCTGTTCGTCTTTGTCGTTGACCTTTACCGTAACCAACAGATCCGCCAGCAGCTGGGTAAGGACGATGGCCGCCTGCACACGACCGACATCTTCTTCCAAGCCGTTGAAGACACGGTGTTAGCCCTGCAAAACTTCCTGACCGCCGCCGAAAGCCTGGGGCTGGGGGGCGTCGTGCTCGGTTCAATCAAAGATGACCCGGCCGAACTGGTCAAGGTCTTGAACATGCCCAAGATGACCCTGCCGTTGTTGGGGTTGCAAGTGGGGGTTCCCGACCAAGAACCGCAATTAAAGCCGCGTTTGCCACAAAACCAAATTGCCTTTGAAAATCACTACCCAACCGACTTTAAGGTGGGGGATCTAAAGGACTACGACGAAGTGGTCACGACTTACTACGACTTGCGTGATGCCAACCGGCGGATCGATTCCTTTACCAAGCAAATTTCCGGAGCCAAGCTGGCCGTTCACGACACGACCAGGGATAAGCTAGCCGCCACCATCCAAGCCCAGGGAATGGCACTCGACTGGGGCAAAAACTAGCCGGCGCCCCGACTTTTTGGTATTCTAAAGGAGCCACCGTAGCTTAATAGGTAGAGCGTCATTCATGGTAAGGATGAAGGAGCTGGTTCAACCCCAGCGGGTGGCTTAGGGAAAGTGCGACTAACCTTTTCGACGGGCCGTTGGACTAAGCTAGGACGGGGGTTGGGGCGGAACGCACCGTTCTCCGGCCGTACTTAGGCACTAGGCCCGTGGTTGGGAGCACGTTATTAGAAGTGCGAATCAACCATTGGGCAGGACGTTTGAGTTGTTACAGAATGTAGCCGGGAGAAGGTAACGGTTCTCCTGGCTTTTTAATTACAAAAAGTAAGAAACAATGTTGACAATTGGGAGGGGTTCTCCTAAAATAATGAGTAATGAATGAGAAAATGCTGTGAATGGATGAGTAGTTTTTTAGGATGTCAAGAAGCGAGCCGGAGGTGGTGAAAGCCGGTGACAGTACAAAAGATGAAGATGGTCCAGGAGTGTTTTGATCGGTGAGCCCATGGTAAATTGATCACGGTTAACGTCCGCTATTGCGTTGCGCCCTCCCGGTTGGGGTGGCGCTTGAGGGTCCCAATGGGGCTGAAAACGGGTGGTAACACGGCTCAAGTAGTGCGTCCCGGAAAAGGCAGGTGCCTTTTCCGGGATTTTTTTGTTTTAAGGAGGAGAAAAGAGGATGCGCAAGTACCGGTGGTGGCTAGTAGCCATCTTGATTATTATTTTAGCGGCATTTGGTTTACACTTGGCCACTAGTAGTAAGGTCAGTCAACACACCGTAACGGTCGGGGCGATTGGACCGGACGTTCAGGTCTGGCAACACATCGCAAAGTCTAAGGCGGCTAAGAAAGCGGGTATTAAGATTAACGTTAAATCCTTTACCGATCCGATTGGCCTTAATAAGGCAACGGCTAGTGGTGAAATTGACGTGAATGCCTTTCAGTCTTGGTCGTACTTAGAGACATACAACAAGCAAAATAAAAAGGCTCAGTTAGCTGCATTGGGGACGACCTACTTAGAACCAATGGGAATTTATTCGAAACGATACAAGAAGGTTAGCGATTTACCAAACGGGGCAACAATTGCGATCGCCAATAATCCGGCTAACACCGCTCGTGGATTGCTCTTGTTACAAAGTGCTGGGTTGATCACCTTAAAAAAGGGCTTTGGCGTCACGTCTGGAACTAACGAGATTGCATCTAATCCACGCCATTTCAAGTTCGAAGAGATTGATGATACGACTGGACCACGGGTCTTAAACTCTGTCGATGCCGTATTGATCGGAAATACGATCGCCTTGACCGGTCACTTGAACGTCTTAACCGATTCGATTTACCACGAAAAAATCGATCAAACGACGAAGAATAACATTAATATTTTAGCAACCGCCAAGAAGAACGCTCACAACCAGACCTACCTGAAATTAGTTAAGCTTTACCACAATCAGCAAATTCAGGAATGGATCAAAAAGAAGTACCAAGGAACTAAGGTGGAAGTCAATAAACCCCTCTCGTACCTTGAAAAGTAGTAACCCTACTTTTCAACCAAGTTTGGTGACCCAAACAAGATTATCTGGTATGATGAATTATGCAACAAAAAAAGGCGCCCCTTCGCGTCTTTTTTGATCAAGGAAATTTTGGGTACGGTGGAGTCTGTCAGAAAGGTTTTGTATGTCTTTTATCATAACGCTCACGGGAATTTTATTCGTTACGCAACTGGTTTCCCACTTCTTTAACCGCTGGGGAATCCCAGACGTGATCGGCCAAATTTTAGTCGGGATCGTGGCGGGGCCGGCCGTTTTGGGTTGGATTCACCAGACCGCAATGATTGAGGAGTTCCAAGAGATCGGCGTGATCGTTCTAATGTTTATCGCCGGGTTGGAAAGCGACCTGTCACTGCTGAAAAAATACCTCAAACCGGCGATGGCCGTCGCGGTGGGGGGGATGGCCCTGCCGATCGCAGTCATGGGCCTAGCCTCGCAATTGTTTGGCCTCCAGTGGTTTGAGTCACTCTTTATCGGGGTGATTTTCTCGGCCACCTCGGTTTCGATTTCGGTGGCCGTCTTGCGCGAGTTTAACCAGATCGACAGCAAGGAGGGGGCGACGGTCCTCGGAGCGGCCGTGGCCGATGACATCGGTGGGGTTTTGATCCTGAGTGTCTTAATCTCCTTGATGAACGGTAAGGGTGGTGAATCGTCAACCAGCCTGCCGCTGATCATTATGATGCAAGCGATCTTCTTTGGCGGGACCTACCTGCTGGTCCGCTGGCTAGCCCCGTACCTGATGCACTTGAGCAAGCGCCTGTTGACGACGGCGGCCCCCGCCGTGATGGCAATGATCTTGTGCTTGGGGATGGCTTCGTTGGCCGACCTAGTTCACCTAAGCGGGGCAGTGGGGGCCTTTTTTGCCGGGATTGCCGTTGCTAACACCAAGGCCCGCCACGACATCGCCGAAGCCTTCGAGCCGCTTGGCTACGCCGTTTTCATCCCGGTTTTCTTCGTCAACGTGGGGCTGGTGATGCGCCTGAACCACTTCTTGGACTCACTGGTCTTCATCGTGGTAATGACGATTTTGGCCTGCCTGACCAAGTTGATTGGTTCCGGTGGTGGGGCCATGCTGATGGGCTTTGATCGCCAGTCTGGTTACGTGATTGGGAGCGGGATGATTGCCCGCGGGGAAATGGCTTTGATCACCGCCCAGATTGGGTACGAGGCCCACCTCCTGTCGTCTAAGTACTATTCCGACGTGATCACGGTGGTTGTGTTGGCGACTGTCTTGGCGCCCTTCATTTTAAAGCACGCCTTAAAGCGGCTGCACCACCCCGTAACTTATTAAAGCAAAAGAGCATTCCGACCTAGCTGGCTGGAATGCTCTTTTTTATCTTTGTGGTTCCGTGGGGGGGTCAATGGTTAAGTACTGGCTGGCCGCCCCGGTTAAAGCGGGCGTGACCGGCCCTAGCGTTAGCATCGTCAAGGCGTGCATCGCTCGGGTCGCCATCGTGTACAAGAGCCCGGTAGCTTGGTCGCCGAGGTGGGCGGCCGAGACGTTAGCGATCACCACGCCGTCGAATTCGAGCCCCTTAGCCAGGTAAATTGGCAAGATCAAGACCCCACTGGGGAGCTGGCTGTCTTCTTCGCTCAGGCGGTGCAGGTCAGTTACTTGGCCGTAGAGGTGGTGGTAAACCTGGCTGGCCTCTTCTTGATCCCTGGTCAAAACGGCGACGGTGGGAAATCGTTGCTGCATGGCTTGGACCGCCTTGATTAAGCCGGTTTGCCAGGCCGCTTGCCCGTAATGAACCTGAAGCTTGGCCGGGTCCCCGTGGCGGGCGAAGGCGGTGATTTCATCGCCGTCGGGCAACAGGGATTTGGCGAAGGTGGTGATTTCAAAGGTGGACCGGTAAGAGCGGCGTAGGGCAATTAAGCGGGGGTGCTTAGCCGCTAGGGCGTCGCCAACCCGGTTCAAGAGGGTTTCTGGTAACTCGAGCGGTTTGAAGAGGGCCTGCTCGGCGTCGCCAATTACGGTAAACTTAGCGTCCGGAAAGGCGTGCTTGAGGTAGATCAAGGTCGCCAGCGAGTAGTCTTGCATCTCGTCAATGAAGACGTATTGGAAACTGCGGTTTTGCCCCCCACCGGTCAAAAGGTCGCGCAGGTATAAGAAGGGAGCGGTGTGGACTAGCTTGATCCGGTGAAATTCAACGCCGTGACTAAAGTCGGTGGCCAGTTGCTGTTGCACTGCTTCCGTGATGGGGCCGGTCAGGGGCAAGTGAAGCAGGAACTGGCGGTAGAGGGCGTGAAAGTCCAAAAAGTAGTTGTTGTAAATGGCGTCGGCGACCACCCGGAGCCGTTTTTTCGCCCAGCGGCGGGCTAGGTAGGCGGCTTGGGCCTGTTCATCCGCAAAGTCATCGATCGTCTTTTGGCCGTAGAGGGCGTGAAGCTCTTGGTTGGACAGGGTGTCGAGCTCTTTGGCTACCCAGTCGCGCTTGGCTTCGGTGGTAGCTAGGTGCTGAAGGCGGCGGAGCAGGGCGTTTTTGACCTTAACTAGCCGGTCGGCCACCGTCATTTTAGCGACCTGGTGGTGATAGATGCTGGCGATCGCTTCTTTGGTAAACAGGGTGCGCCCTTCAAAGGTCAGGTCGGCGAACTGGAGGGGGGCTTGGCTGTTGGCCAGTTGGTCGACGTAGTCCTTGACGGCGGCCATGCTAGCGGCGCCCTCCAACCAATCCGCTACCGGGTGGGGGGCATTGGATTGCTGGCGGGTTTCGTAGCGGTCAAAGAGTGATTCAACTTGTAGCCCTTCAAAGCGGCGGGCTAAGAAGTTAGGCAGGGTTACCTGGCGCATGTTACGTTCACCAAGCGAGGGCAGGACCGAAGCGATGTAGTGGGAGAACAAGAGGTTAGGTGAGAAGAGGACGATTTGGTCGGCGTTCAGCGATTCACGGGCGTGGTAGAGCAGGTAAGCAATCCGCTGGAGGATCGCCGAGGTCTTCCCGGAGCCGGCCACCCCTTGGACCACCATCAAATCGGCGGTGGTGTTTCGAATGATGTCGTTTTGTTCCTTTTGGATCGTGGCGACGATGTTTTGCATCGCCTGATCGTTTTGCCGCCCCAGGGCCGCTTGCAGCATGGCGTCGCCGACCGTTTCATTGGTGTCAAACATGTTTTCAATCTGGCCGTCATGGATGGTGAACTGGCGCTTTTTAACCAGGGTCGTCCGTTGGGTGCCGGCCGGGGTTTGGTAAGTTACCGGGCCCAGGGTGCCATTGTAATACACCCCGGCAATCGGTGCGCGCCAATCGTAAATCAAAAAGTCGGTCCGGTCCTCATTCATTAAAGAGGCCGTGCCAATGTACAGGGACTCGGCTTCTGCTTGCCCCGGGTCTTGAATGTCGATGCGGCCAAAGTAGGGTTGGGCCCGCAACCGTTTTAGGGTGTCCAGTTGGTGAGCCAGGATGGTTTCGTTTTCGCTGGCCCGGGCCACCAGTTGGCGCTGTTGTTCGATTTCGGACCGTGATTCGGCAATGTCGTCGATTTCGTAGCGGTTAATTGAGGCGTTTTCGCTGTAGTTTTGCTCCACCGCCCGGGTTTCTTGGTGGGCGGCCGCTAGCGCTTGTTTGGCCCCTTCAATTTGGCGGTCGATTTCCTTGATTACCGTATCCACCCGCGCTTGTTCTCGTTGTTGTTCCGTTAGTTCAGTCACCAAATGACCCCCCAAATAAAAAATTGTCAATCCATTGTAGCACTCGGTACCCATCAATTAACAGAAATCTGCTAGTTAACTTTGGCCGGGTGAGAATTTAATTTGTGGGGGATTATCCGTGTTGCCCCCGGTTGAAAAATGGTAACATAAGAGGGATAAACATTACGAAAAAAACAAAAATTGAAAAGGGGGGTGATGAGTCGTGGAAAACCTGGCGATTGTTGACCTGGGCTCTAATTCCGTCCGCATGGCAATCACGGAAATTGCCGACAACGGGGACTTTCGGGAGATCAAGCGGGTCAAGGAAAACACCCGCTTGTCCGAGGGAATGGGAACAGAGAAGATCCTCCAACCGCAAGCAATTGAACACACGATTGCGGCCTTAAAACGGTTCAAGCGACTTTATCAGGGTTTGCCCAACCTGCAGGTGCGGGCGATCACCACGGCGGCCGTCCGCCAAGCAAAAAACCGCCGCGAGTTTTTGGACCGGGTCAAAAAAGAGACCGGCCTGGAATTTCAGGTGCTGTCCGGGCGCAAGGAGGCCTACTACGACTACCTAGGGGTGGTGCGCACTTTAAAACTGAGCCACTGCCTGATTTTAGACGTGGGCGGTGCCAGTAGCGAGTTGATCCTCGTTCAACACAAGAAGGCCCGCGACCTAATCTCGCTGCCGTTTGGGGCGGTTAACCTGTCGGAACAGTACCACCTGGGCGGCTTCGTACGAGCCGACGACCTCTTCCGTGCCCAGTCAATGGTCATGGAGCGCTTCAACAAGATCCCGTGGTTGCGCTACGCCACCCGGGTACCGATCGTCTTGTTGGGCGGGGCCAACCGGACCCTAGCCCGGATGACCTACGCCCACCGGCGCCAGCACGGGAATTCCTTTCACGGCTACCGGCTGTCGTCCAAGGTGGTGTACGGTACCTACCGGGAGCTATTGAACCGTAACCTAGCCCAACGCAAGAAGATGCCGGGACTAGAGGCCGACCGCGCCGACATCATCATTGGGGGGATGTTACCCCTGGTGTGCTTGTTGCAACGTAATAGCGACGGGCGGGTAATTTTCTCGGAATCCGGCGTGCGGGAAGGGATCATTACCGAGTACATTCAAAAACGGCAGAAGGGGGAGCAAAATGGCTAAGGACTGGACCCACGGTTTTTACAAGCGGAGTGCGCAGGAACGGCGTAGCTTGGTTAAACAAGCGAGCGCCCTTAGTGATCAGCAAGCCCAAACCCTAGCCAACCAAGCCACCCAGCTCGGCGATCAACTGGTGGAAAACTACCTAACCGACTACCACCTGCCCGAGGGCCTCTTGGTCGGGTTAGTGGTCAACGGCCAAGACTACATCCTGCCAATGGTCACCGAGGAGCCATCGGTGATTGCCGCCGCTAGCAACGGTAGCCAGCGGGTTGCCAAGAGCGGCGGCTTTGTAGCCACGGCAGGGCCCCGGGCGCTGGTGGGGCAAGTCGTCTTGTGTGACGTGGTAGACTTTGGCGCCACCAAGGACTGGCTGCTGGACCACCAGGAACCAATCCTGGCGGTGGCCAATGACGCCCACCCGTCGATGCAAAAACGGGGCGCCGGAGCCAAAGGGATCCGGGTACGGATTGAACCACCCTTTGTTAGCCTCGACCTCTTGATCGACGTCTCCGAGGCGATGGGGGCCAATTCGGTCAACACGATGGCCGAAGCGGTTGGCGCCTGGCTAAAGGAGCAGGGCTACCAGGTCCTCACCGCCATCTTAAGCAACCTAGCCACCGACAGCTTACAGACGGTGACCTGTCAAATCGATCCGGCCCACCTGGCCACGAGCGAAATGGACGGGGTGACGGTGGCCAAGCGGATTGCCTTGATGAGTGACCTGGCCCAGGTGGACGTTTACCGGGCCACCACCCACAACAAGGGGATCATGAACGGGATCGACGCCCTGGTCCTCGCTAGCGGTAACGACTGGCGGGCAATCGAAGCCGGCGCCCATGCTTACGCCGCCAAAGACGGCCACTACCGGGGGCTGGCGACCTGGCAATTTAAGGACGGCCGCCTGGTCGGGGAGCTAACCCTGCCAATGCCGATTGGCGTGGTTGGCGGTTCGATCAAGCTGACTCCCCAATCCCAGGTCAATTACCAAATATCGCAAATTAAGAGTGCCAAGGAACTGGCGGGTGTAATCGTTGCCGGGGGCTTGGCCCAAAACTTAGCGGCCTTGCGGGCCCTGGCCACCACCGGTATCCAAGCGGGGCACATGAAACTCCAGTACCGCTCCCTAGCACTTAGCGTGGGAGCGACAACCGCCGAGGCGCCCGTCCTCGCTAAGCAGTTAGCGGCGGCGGGACACGCTGATCGGCAGGTAGCTAGCGAACTGCTGGCCCAACTCAGAAAGGAAGCACACGATGGCAGAAGAGAAGATTGAACTATCAGCACCAGTTAAGGAATTGTTGGACGAAGTCGATGCCTTGTACCCCTTAGGGATGGTCCACGTTGACTTCACTGGTGACAAGAGTGGCTTTGTTCGCCACGACCAGGCCAACCTAAAGCAGGTACCGGGGATGATGGTGGTCCAAGTCAGCGACCTGACGGAGCCCAACTACACGGCTTCCCACGAGCTCTTGCACCTTTACTACACCCTCAAGCAATACCCGCAGGTGCTCTTCAACCTAACTTGGGGTGACGAGGATTTAGACGATCAGTCGCGGATGTTTGCCACCGGCCTGTACGACGCGGTGATGCACCGCTTGATCGTGGCCGAACAACGCAAGCGCGGCCTGATTAACGACCAAATTGAACAAGAGTACTTAATGGGGTTAAAGGACGCCCTGCCAAAGGAGGACGCCGACCCGCTAGCTAGTGCGGACCAGAAGATGAACACCCTGGTGCGGGTGATTAACCTCTTTGACGCCCTGACCTTTTACGGCGAGCACCTGGCTGCGGTTGAAAAAGAGTTGGTCGCCAACTACCCCTACGCCCTTTCCGTGGCGAAGGAGTGGCAAGCTAAGCTCTTCAACCGGCCAATGGAAACGCCGTGGGAAACCCGGCGCACGATCGTTAACCTCTTTAAGCTGGTTGACGAACAGATGCGTAGTTGGGGGCTGCCGGTCTTAAACAACCAGCGTTACACGACCGTGACCCCGGTCTTGTCCGAGCGTCAATTACGGCTGGAAGTTAAGCAGGTCTTTGAAATTTACCGCTCCGACATGCAGTTAAAGGGTAACCAGGGGGATGCCTACGCCGGCTTACGGCGCGGCGACGGGCAAAACTCCTTTGTCATCCCGATGCCGGAGAAAAACAGCCCGGCCGAATTCGTCAAGCTCTACGCTGAACCCGTACAAGAATTTTTGGAGAAACGCGGCTTTCCGTACACCGTTCGGGAGGGATAACCATGCTAGAACAACAAGCCTTGTTTGATCAGGCCCACCAGATCGTCTTTTTGACCGGGGCGGGGGTTTCGACCGCCTCGGGGATTCCCGACTTTCGCTCGGCCAACGGGCTGTACAAACAAAACCAAAACGCAGAGTACTTCTTGAGCCACCGCTATTTTCAAAGCGATCCGGAAGGGTTTTACCAGTTTTGCAAGGATAACCTTTACTTCCCGGACGCCAAGCCGAACGTGATTCACGAAAAGCAGGCTGCCTACACCAAGCTCGATAAGGCAACGGTGATCACCCAAAACATCGATAACCTGTACGAGCTGGCCGGGACCAAGCGCTTAGTCGACTTTCACGGCAACCTATTTGACGTCTACTGCGAAAAATGTGGCGCCCACGTGCCAGTTGAAGAGTACCTAACTAGTCGCCTGCACAAGCTTGACCAAGGGCCGCTGCGCCCTAACATCGTCTTGTATGACGAGGGAATTTCCCAGGTGGCGATAAACCAGTCCTTAGCCGCCATGCAAGCGGCCGACCTGATTGTGGTGGTGGGGACCTCGATGAAGGTTTACCCCTTTGCTAGCTTGTTGGAATACGCCAAGCCGGGGGTTAAGATCCTGGCCGTTAACCAAGAGCCGCTGGAGTTGCCGGGCAACTTTGAAATGGTGGTGGCTGACGCCACGGACTTCTTTGGGCAGCTGGAGGTTCGGTAAAGAGTAAGTGCGACCCAATCTATCAAACAGGCCGTATGACTAAGCTAGGGCAAAGGTTGGTGCCTTGGCGCCGTTCTTTGCCCGTACTTAGGCACTAGGCGGGTTGTCGACGACGCTTTTTATGTAACACTTAAAAATCCAAAAGAGGCTAGGAAATTTTCCCAGCCCCTTTTTCGTCTAAATTGAGATTCAGAAAATTAATTGCGGAGGTTTAAATGACTAGAGTGGTGAAGCGCACCATCAATATCATGTTGGTGTGCCAATTTTTGATTTGTTTGGGGATGAGCCTGATTTTCCCGGTGGAGCCGGCGATCAAACAGGCTTACCACCTATCGGCCTTTGACATGGGGGTGATGGCCGCCCTCTTTGCCCTAGTCCAATTCGTGGCCTCACCGGTGGTCGGTCGGGTTTCGGATAAGTGGGGGCGCAAGCAGATGCTGGTTTGGGGCTTAGGCATCTTTGCCGGTGCCGAGTTCTTGTTTGCGGCCTGTAACTCGCTGGCCGCCTTTAATACCTCACGGGCGATTGACGGGTTGGCGGCGGCGATGTTTGTTCCAACCTCGATGGCCCTAGCCGCCGACATCACCACCCCGGCGCAGCGGGCTAAGGTGATCGGCTGGCTGTCGGCCTCTTTTTCCGGCGGGCTGATCTTGGGCCCCGGGATTGGTGGAATTTTGGCCGCCGACAACTTCAAGTTACCCTTCTGGGTGGCCGGAGTGTTAGGGGTTATTTCGACGATCGTGGCCGCCATTTGGTTGCCTAGCGATGAAAAGGTGGGGGTTACCCACCACGAAGAACACCGCCAGGAGAAGTCGACGATGACGGCGTTAAAGGAGATTTGGTCGCCAACCGTGAGCCTGCTCTTCTTGATGATTTTAGTGGCCGCCTTCGGGTTGGCCGGGTTTGAGGCGATTTACTCGCTGTACGTCAACCAGGTGCACGGCTTTGACCTGGGCCAAATCGCCTTGGTCTTGACCTTAAACGGAATCATTTCCTTGGTCCTGCAGGTCTTTTGCTTTGAAGCGATGGTTAAGTGGCTTGGGGAGTTGCGCTTGGTTCGCTGGGCCTACTTGCTAGCGGCGGTCGGGACGGTCTTTGTCATTTACGACGGCATCGCTTGGCAAATTACCTTAGCGACCCTGGTCGTCTTTGAAGCCTTTGACCTCTTACGCCCGGCGATTACCACCCTGTTGACCGACCTGGGGGAAGACAACCAGGGCTTGATTAACGGGATGAACATGTCCTTAACTAGCGTCGGTAACGTGATTGGGCCGCTAATGGCCGGGGCCTTGTTGGATCGCAACTACCTGTACCCTTACTGGGTGGTAATTGCCTTTCTGTTAGTGGCCTGGGTGTTGACCTTCGCCGTCCGGCGCCGCTTTAGGGCCTAGGCGCTTGCAAACGAAGCTGGATTGGCGCAAGATACACTAAAAGGAGGGGATTGAAATGAAGGTCACCGTTGGCTTGACGACCTGGAGCGAACACCCCAGTTTGATTAACAACGCCCGCAAGAAAACGACCTTAAAGGAGTACGGCCAACACTTTCCGGTGGTCGAGGTTGATACCTTCTTTTACGCCCTGCCCCAGCTCATGACGGTGCAAAAGTGGCTAACCGACGTGGCCCCGGGCTTTCAGTTTATCGTTAAGGCCCACCAGGTGATGACCGGACACCAGGAAGCCGTTGGCGGCCCCCAGGCCGTCTTCACCCAGTTCAAACAGGTCGTGGCGCCGTTAGTTAGCACCGGTCAGCTTAAAACGGTCCTCTTCCAGTTTCCACCCTACTTTGACGCCCGGACCGAACACATCGAGTACCTACGCACGGTGCGGGAACTGATGGGGAACCTGCCGGTCGCCGTCGAGTTGCGTAACCTTTCCTGGTACCAATCGGGAGTGGGCGATGCACTGGTCAATTATTGCCGTGACCTAAAGCTGACCCTGGTGGCCGCCGATGAACCCCACCAAACCCAGGGCGGAATTCCCTTTTTCTTGACTACTACGACGCCGCACCTAACCCTGATCCGCCTGCACGGGCGCAACCAAGCCGGCTGGCAGGCCGGGGGCAAGGACTGGCGGGGCAAGCGGACCCTGTACCGATACTCGGCGAGCGAACTAACCGACCTGGCCCAAGCAATTCAAGAACAACAGCCGCAACCAAAAGAAACTTGCGTCATCTTTAACAACAACTCGGGGGGCGATGCGGCCGACAACGCCGTCGCCCTCAGCCGGCAAATGGATTTACACTTTACGGGCCTGACCAAACAGGACCCGACCCAACTAGAACTCTTTTGAAGTCACGCGGTTTTGCGCCAGTTTGGTTCGAAATCGGCGTGGCTTTTTGCTATACTGGAAGTTAACGAAAAAACGATTATCGGAAAAGAGGTCCCGCTGTATGGCTGAACAACCAACCTACTACATCACAACACCAATCTATTACCCATCCGGACGACTTCACATCGGTAACTCCTACACGACGGTTGCCTGTGACGCCGAGGCCCGCTTCAAGCGGCTCAGTGGTTTTGACGTGTTCTTTTTAACCGGGACGGACGAACACGGGCTAAAGATTGAACAAAAGGCCGAAAAATTAGGTAAGGATCCGCAAACCTACGTCGATGAAATGGCGGCTGGTATCAAGGAACTGTGGCAAAAACTGGAAATCACCAACGACAAGTTTATCCGTACCACCGATGGCTACCACGAAGCCGCCGTTCAAAAGATCTTCCAACAACTCCTCGACCAAGGAGATATCTACAAGGGCGAATACGTGGGCTGGTACTCGGTCGATGACGAAGAGTACTTCACCGAAAGCCAACTCAAGGAAGTCTTCAAGGACGAAAACGGCCAGGTAACCGGTGGGATTGCCCCGTCTGGCCACGAAGTTCAACTGGTGAAAGAAGAGTCCTACTTCTTTAAGATGAGCAAGTACGCCGATTGGCTGATGGACTACTATAAGGCCCACCCCGACTTCATCCAGCCAGAATCGCGGATGAACGAAATGGTTAAGAACTTCTTGGAACCAGGCTTAGAGGACCTGGCCGTAACCCGGACCTCCTTTAACTGGGGGGTCAAGGTGCCAAACGACCCGAAGCACGTGGTCTACGTGTGGATCGACGCCTTATCCAACTATATTACCGCCCTGGGCTACGGCAGCGACGACGACAGCCTCTTTAAGAAGTACTGGCCAGCCGACGTTCACATGGTTGGTAAAGAGATTATCCGGTTCCACACCATTTACTGGCCAATCATGCTCCACGCCCTGGGCTTGCCACTGCCTAAGCACGTCATCGGCCACGGCTGGTTGACGATGAAGGACGGCAAGATGTCCAAGTCCAAGGGGAACGTGGTTTACCCAGAAACCCTGATTGACCGTTACGGCTTAGACGCCACCCGTTACTACCTGTTACGGGCGATGCCGTTTGGAAATGACGGGGTCTTCTCACCGGAAGACTTCGTCGAAAAGGTTAACTACGACCTGGCTAACGACCTGGGGAACCTCTTGAACCGGACCGTGGCGATGGTCAACAAGTACCAAGCCGGCAAGTTGGTGGGTCAACCAGGGGCCACGACCGACTTTGATGCTGACTTAGAGCAAGTGGCCCAAGACGCCCTGGTGGAATACCGGGAATTGATGGATCAGACCCGCTTTGCCGACGCCCTGTCCGCCATCTGGAAGTTGATCGCCCGGGCCAACAAGTACATTGACGAAACCGAACCGTGGGTCTTGGCCAAGGATGAACAACAAGCACCCGTCTTAAGCGATGTTTTGACCCACCTGGCCAAGTCATTGCGGATGGTAGCGGCCATGCTGCAACCAATCATGCCAACGGCACCCAAGGAAATCCTGGGCCAACTGGGCCTAGCCAAGGAAGCCATTTCCATCTCTGACCTCTCCTTTAACGACTTCCCGGCCGAAGTAGTGGTGGTTGAAAAGGGAACGCCGATCTTC
The nucleotide sequence above comes from Limosilactobacillus fermentum. Encoded proteins:
- the metG gene encoding methionine--tRNA ligase, with amino-acid sequence MLYWKLTKKRLSEKRSRCMAEQPTYYITTPIYYPSGRLHIGNSYTTVACDAEARFKRLSGFDVFFLTGTDEHGLKIEQKAEKLGKDPQTYVDEMAAGIKELWQKLEITNDKFIRTTDGYHEAAVQKIFQQLLDQGDIYKGEYVGWYSVDDEEYFTESQLKEVFKDENGQVTGGIAPSGHEVQLVKEESYFFKMSKYADWLMDYYKAHPDFIQPESRMNEMVKNFLEPGLEDLAVTRTSFNWGVKVPNDPKHVVYVWIDALSNYITALGYGSDDDSLFKKYWPADVHMVGKEIIRFHTIYWPIMLHALGLPLPKHVIGHGWLTMKDGKMSKSKGNVVYPETLIDRYGLDATRYYLLRAMPFGNDGVFSPEDFVEKVNYDLANDLGNLLNRTVAMVNKYQAGKLVGQPGATTDFDADLEQVAQDALVEYRELMDQTRFADALSAIWKLIARANKYIDETEPWVLAKDEQQAPVLSDVLTHLAKSLRMVAAMLQPIMPTAPKEILGQLGLAKEAISISDLSFNDFPAEVVVVEKGTPIFPRRDIQEEVDFIKSQMSANEKQKGRKAMEAAKTTSVDPVKAEIQFDDFDKVDLRVGLIKEAGKVKGADKLLKFTLDDGMGGRQILSGIAKWYPVPEELVGKKVVFVANLAPRKLRGEISQGMLLSSELNGQVQLVLVPDSLEVGSTVC
- a CDS encoding hydroxymethylglutaryl-CoA reductase, degradative; protein product: MAKDWTHGFYKRSAQERRSLVKQASALSDQQAQTLANQATQLGDQLVENYLTDYHLPEGLLVGLVVNGQDYILPMVTEEPSVIAAASNGSQRVAKSGGFVATAGPRALVGQVVLCDVVDFGATKDWLLDHQEPILAVANDAHPSMQKRGAGAKGIRVRIEPPFVSLDLLIDVSEAMGANSVNTMAEAVGAWLKEQGYQVLTAILSNLATDSLQTVTCQIDPAHLATSEMDGVTVAKRIALMSDLAQVDVYRATTHNKGIMNGIDALVLASGNDWRAIEAGAHAYAAKDGHYRGLATWQFKDGRLVGELTLPMPIGVVGGSIKLTPQSQVNYQISQIKSAKELAGVIVAGGLAQNLAALRALATTGIQAGHMKLQYRSLALSVGATTAEAPVLAKQLAAAGHADRQVASELLAQLRKEAHDGRRED
- a CDS encoding DUF72 domain-containing protein, which gives rise to MKVTVGLTTWSEHPSLINNARKKTTLKEYGQHFPVVEVDTFFYALPQLMTVQKWLTDVAPGFQFIVKAHQVMTGHQEAVGGPQAVFTQFKQVVAPLVSTGQLKTVLFQFPPYFDARTEHIEYLRTVRELMGNLPVAVELRNLSWYQSGVGDALVNYCRDLKLTLVAADEPHQTQGGIPFFLTTTTPHLTLIRLHGRNQAGWQAGGKDWRGKRTLYRYSASELTDLAQAIQEQQPQPKETCVIFNNNSGGDAADNAVALSRQMDLHFTGLTKQDPTQLELF
- a CDS encoding NAD-dependent protein deacylase translates to MLEQQALFDQAHQIVFLTGAGVSTASGIPDFRSANGLYKQNQNAEYFLSHRYFQSDPEGFYQFCKDNLYFPDAKPNVIHEKQAAYTKLDKATVITQNIDNLYELAGTKRLVDFHGNLFDVYCEKCGAHVPVEEYLTSRLHKLDQGPLRPNIVLYDEGISQVAINQSLAAMQAADLIVVVGTSMKVYPFASLLEYAKPGVKILAVNQEPLELPGNFEMVVADATDFFGQLEVR
- a CDS encoding MFS transporter, encoding MTRVVKRTINIMLVCQFLICLGMSLIFPVEPAIKQAYHLSAFDMGVMAALFALVQFVASPVVGRVSDKWGRKQMLVWGLGIFAGAEFLFAACNSLAAFNTSRAIDGLAAAMFVPTSMALAADITTPAQRAKVIGWLSASFSGGLILGPGIGGILAADNFKLPFWVAGVLGVISTIVAAIWLPSDEKVGVTHHEEHRQEKSTMTALKEIWSPTVSLLFLMILVAAFGLAGFEAIYSLYVNQVHGFDLGQIALVLTLNGIISLVLQVFCFEAMVKWLGELRLVRWAYLLAAVGTVFVIYDGIAWQITLATLVVFEAFDLLRPAITTLLTDLGEDNQGLINGMNMSLTSVGNVIGPLMAGALLDRNYLYPYWVVIAFLLVAWVLTFAVRRRFRA